In Carya illinoinensis cultivar Pawnee chromosome 9, C.illinoinensisPawnee_v1, whole genome shotgun sequence, the following are encoded in one genomic region:
- the LOC122275151 gene encoding L-type lectin-domain containing receptor kinase S.4-like produces the protein MPRTISYQKVANKLRFFSVFIFLSIPDSSQPIELFFRGFKDVGTDNLTLDGNAEILKSGILQLTNHNGQVMGHAFYNSPFRFKNSSSGRVLSFSTSFAFAIVPEYANLGGHGLAFTIATSKNLNAVGRQYLGLLNASNMGNFSNHLFAVEFDTVQDPEFFRDINDNHVGVDINSLESNASAAAAYFTSDSTKQDLNLKSGSAILAWIDYNSAENVLNVSVSPFSSKPSKPLLSLKVDLSQILQEFMFVGLSASTDLQLASSHNILGWSFKINGQAAALDLSSLPSLPGPKKKRTAFLIGVYVSAVVLLLSAISVAFYLFWKIKYADVIEDWELELGPHRYSYQELKKATKRFRDGELLGRGGFGRVYKGTLPNSTIQVAVKRVSHDSKQGLREFVAEIASIGRLRHRNLVQLLGWCRRRGDLLLVYDFMANGSLDKFLFDEPLTVLNWEQRFKIIKDVASGLLYLHEGYEQVVIHRDIKASNVLLDSELNARLGDFGLARLYEHGSNPSTTRVVGTLGYLAPELPRTGKATTSSDVFAFGALLLEVACGQRPTEQNATPEELVLVDWVWDRFIEGKVLDVIDPKLNGKYEEAEVVMVLKLGLMCSSNTPMSRPSMRQVVRHLEGEVEISDNLKAPGEYVNGGKGNLAEGFDDFVHSFPSTSVARSSSYTFTRNREMDASFASFSTSPLSLLSGRGETG, from the coding sequence ATGCCTCGAACAATCTCGTACCAAAAAGTGGCCAATAAACTTAGATTTTTCTCTGTATTTATCTTCCTTTCAATCCCAGATTCATCCCAGCCTATCGAGCTCTTCTTTCGGGGATTCAAAGATGTGGGCACCGACAACTTAACCTTAGACGGCAACGCTGAGATCCTGAAATCCGGTATTCTTCAGTTAACCAACCACAACGGTCAGGTGATGGGCCACGCCTTCTATAACTCGCCGTTTCGGTTCAAGAACTCTAGCAGTGGTAGAGTTCTATCTTTCTCTACCTCGTTTGCTTTTGCTATTGTCCCTGAGTATGCTAATCTCGGAGGCCATGGCCTCGCGTTCACAATCGCCACCTCCAAGAATCTAAATGCTGTGGGTCGGCAGTACCTCGGTCTCCTTAATGCCAGCAACATGGGGAATTTCTCTAATCATCTCTTCGCTGTTGAATTCGACACTGTCCAAGACCCCGAGTTCTTCAGAGACATAAACGACAACCATGTTGGCGTCGACATCAATAGCTTAGAATCCAACGCTTCCGCCGCCGCAGCATATTTCACTAGTGATTCAACCAAACAAGATCTTAACCTCAAGAGCGGGAGTGCTATTCTAGCTTGGATCGACTACAATTCAGCTGAAAATGTCCTCAACGTTTCGGTTTCGCCATTCTCTTCAAAACCCAGTAAGCCACTCTTGTCACTTAAAGTAGATCTCTCGCAGATCCTTCAAGAATTTATGTTCGTTGGGTTATCTGCTTCGACGGATTTGCAGCTCGCTAGCTCACACAACATCTTGGGCTGGAGCTTCAAGATCAACGGGCAAGCAGCAGCCCTTGATCTCTCTTCTCTACCGTCACTACCAGGACCCAAGAAAAAGCGCACAGCTTTTTTAATAGGGGTTTATGTTTCAGCTGTCGTTCTTTTACTATCCGCCATCTCCGTTGCCTTTTACCTCTTCTGGAAGATAAAGTACGCCGACGTAATCGAGGATTGGGAACTTGAACTTGGGCCACATCGTTACTCTTACCAAGAACTGAAGAAAGCAACCAAACGCTTCCGAGACGGAGAGCTACTTGGTCGAGGTGGGTTCGGTCGAGTTTACAAAGGGACGCTTCCGAATTCGACGATCCAAGTTGCGGTGAAGAGAGTCTCGCACGATTCCAAACAGGGTCTGCGGGAATTCGTGGCGGAAATAGCCAGCATCGGTCGGCTTCGCCACCGGAACTTGGTTCAATTATTGGGCTGGTGTCGCAGACGAGGCGATCTTCTTCTTGTGTATGATTTCATGGCCAATGGGAGCTTGGACAAGTTCTTGTTCGATGAGCCATTAACAGTTCTCAATTGGGAGCAAAGGTTCAAGATCATAAAGGATGTCGCTTCTGGGCTTCTGTACTTACACGAGGGCTACGAACAGGTCGTGATTCACAGAGATATAAAGGCTAGCAATGTGTTGCTAGACAGTGAACTCAACGCGAGACTAGGCGATTTTGGGCTTGCCAGACTGTACGAGCACGGCTCGAACCCCAGCACGACCCGGGTGGTGGGAACTTTAGGGTATCTTGCACCAGAGCTCCCTAGAACAGGCAAGGCCACGACAAGCTCGGATGTGTTCGCATTCGGTGCACTGTTGCTTGAGGTTGCCTGTGGCCAGAGGCCCACTGAGCAGAACGCAACGCCCGAGGAGTTGGTTCTGGTGGATTGGGTCTGGGACAGATTCATAGAAGGGAAGGTCCTTGATGTTATAGACCCTAAGCTTAATGGAAAGTACGAGGAGGCTGAGGTGGTGATGGTGCTGAAGTTGGGGCTCATGTGTTCAAGCAACACGCCAATGTCACGGCCAAGCATGCGGCAAGTGGTGAGGCATTTGGAAGGAGAGGTTGAGATCTCGGACAACTTGAAGGCACCGGGTGAGTACGTTAATGGAGGCAAGGGTAATCTTGCAGAGGGTTTCGATGATTTTGTGCACTCGTTTCCGTCTACATCCGTTGCTCGATCGAGTTCGTACACATTCACGAGGAACAGAGAGATGGATGCTAGTTTTGCTTCTTTCTCTACTTCTCCTCTATCACTTCTCAGCGGCAGAGGAGAAACTGGCTAG